A window of the Longimicrobium sp. genome harbors these coding sequences:
- a CDS encoding nucleotidyltransferase family protein, whose amino-acid sequence MTTPVQTRSDVLERLVAAEDEIRGLGVGRLALFGSFARSEARPESDVDLLVEFAPERKSFDAFMLLFDLLEERLGRAVELVTTESLSPYIAPRILAEAEDVV is encoded by the coding sequence ATGACGACACCCGTGCAGACCCGAAGCGACGTTCTCGAACGTCTTGTGGCGGCGGAGGATGAGATCCGCGGCCTCGGCGTGGGACGGCTGGCACTGTTCGGCTCCTTCGCCAGATCGGAAGCTCGCCCTGAGAGCGACGTGGATCTGCTCGTCGAGTTCGCTCCCGAGCGGAAGAGCTTCGACGCGTTCATGCTCCTGTTCGACCTCCTCGAAGAGAGGCTCGGGCGCGCCGTGGAGCTCGTGACGACGGAGTCGCTCAGCCCCTATATCGCCCCCCGCATCCTGGCAGAGGCAGAGGATGTCGTTTGA
- a CDS encoding response regulator: MMKREQVDAGIETYAQDIVDTVREPLLMLDTTLRVRSANRAFYQTFRVTSAETEDQLIYELGNGQWDIPALRTLLEDIVPKNSVFDDFELEHTFPAIGRRVMLLNARQLRAGSHGELLVLAMEDVTERRRAEADLEAIDAYAQDIVDTVREPLLILDPSLRVRSANRAFYQTFEVDAEETENQLIYELGNGQWDIPALRTLLEDIIPKSSVFNDFELEHTFPQIGRRVMLLNARQLRAGSHDELLVLAMEDVTERRRAEADLEAIETYAQDIVETVREPLLILDPSLRVRSANRAFYQTFEVGAGETEGRLIYELGNGQWDIPDLRILLEDIIPTRSVFNDFELEHTFPQIGRRVMLLNARQLRAGSHGELLMLALEDVTERRRAEEEVAEAREAAEAANRSKSQFLANMSHELRTPLNAILGYSEMLQEEADEQELESFAADLERINSAGKHLLALINDILDLSKIEAGKMELFVERFDLAELIDEVASTVQPMVHKNANTLKVVRAAGLGEMRADQMKVRQTLYNLLSNAVKFTQGGTITLDADRQLMDGGEWIVFRVADTGIGLSDEQLSKLFLDFSQADASTTRRFGGTGLGLALTRRFCQMMGGDVSVHSVMGEGSVFTIKLPALMQESAPDGDGTRAGAFVASRNGEITAGGGEAPPGTSCVLVIDDDPAPRELLQRYLAQEGFTVRTAASGPEGLLLARTLHPAAITLDVMMPDMDGWSVLKALKEDAELRNIPVIMLTLVDDPEAGFALGAAEYASKPVDRHRLSATIRKYVHPGPESLVLLVEDDPATRAMMRNVLEKEGCRVCEAVNGRAGLKCMEAERPAVILLDLMMPEMDGFEFADQVRRHPEWRNVPIIVVTAHDLSARDRRRLSGYVETVLQKTGDSHESLLARVGELLDDFAVPRGVMPTPDGDQAAAL, translated from the coding sequence ATGATGAAACGCGAACAGGTGGACGCAGGAATCGAGACGTACGCGCAGGACATCGTGGACACCGTGCGTGAGCCGCTGCTCATGCTCGACACCACGCTACGCGTGCGGAGCGCGAACCGCGCCTTCTACCAGACGTTCCGCGTGACGTCGGCGGAAACGGAGGACCAGCTCATCTACGAGCTGGGCAACGGCCAGTGGGACATCCCGGCCCTGCGCACCCTCCTGGAAGACATCGTCCCCAAGAACTCCGTCTTCGACGACTTCGAGCTGGAGCACACCTTTCCCGCGATCGGGCGGCGGGTGATGCTGCTGAACGCCCGCCAGCTGCGCGCCGGAAGCCACGGCGAGCTGCTGGTGCTGGCCATGGAGGACGTCACCGAGCGCCGCCGCGCCGAAGCCGACCTGGAGGCGATCGACGCGTACGCGCAGGACATCGTGGACACGGTGCGCGAGCCGCTGCTGATCCTGGACCCGTCGCTCCGCGTGCGCAGCGCCAACCGCGCCTTCTACCAGACCTTCGAGGTGGACGCCGAGGAGACGGAGAACCAGCTCATCTACGAGCTGGGCAACGGGCAGTGGGACATCCCGGCGCTGCGGACGCTGCTGGAGGACATCATCCCCAAGAGCTCGGTGTTCAACGACTTCGAGCTGGAGCACACCTTCCCCCAGATCGGGCGGCGGGTAATGCTGCTGAACGCCCGCCAGCTCCGCGCAGGCAGCCACGACGAGCTGCTCGTGCTCGCCATGGAGGACGTCACCGAGCGCCGCCGCGCGGAGGCGGACCTGGAGGCGATCGAGACGTACGCGCAGGACATCGTGGAAACGGTGCGCGAGCCGCTGCTGATCCTGGATCCGTCGCTCCGCGTGCGCAGCGCCAACCGCGCCTTCTACCAGACCTTCGAAGTGGGCGCGGGGGAGACGGAGGGCCGGCTGATCTACGAGCTGGGCAACGGCCAGTGGGACATCCCTGACCTGCGCATCCTGCTGGAGGACATCATCCCGACCCGGTCGGTGTTCAACGACTTCGAGCTGGAGCACACCTTTCCGCAGATCGGGCGGCGGGTGATGCTGCTGAACGCCCGCCAGCTCCGCGCCGGCAGCCACGGCGAGCTGCTGATGCTCGCGCTGGAGGACGTCACCGAGCGGCGCCGCGCCGAGGAGGAGGTGGCGGAGGCCCGCGAGGCGGCGGAGGCGGCGAACCGGTCCAAGAGCCAGTTCCTGGCCAACATGAGCCACGAGCTGCGCACCCCGCTCAACGCCATCCTCGGCTACTCGGAGATGCTCCAGGAGGAGGCCGACGAGCAGGAGCTGGAATCGTTCGCCGCGGACCTGGAGCGCATCAACTCCGCCGGGAAGCACCTGCTGGCGCTGATCAACGACATCCTGGACCTGTCCAAGATCGAAGCCGGAAAGATGGAGCTGTTCGTGGAGCGCTTCGACCTGGCCGAGCTGATCGACGAGGTCGCCTCCACGGTGCAGCCGATGGTGCACAAGAACGCCAACACCCTCAAGGTGGTGCGCGCCGCCGGCCTCGGCGAGATGCGCGCGGACCAGATGAAGGTGCGGCAGACGCTCTACAACCTCCTCTCCAACGCCGTGAAGTTCACGCAGGGCGGCACCATCACCCTCGACGCCGACCGCCAGCTCATGGACGGCGGCGAGTGGATCGTCTTCCGGGTGGCGGACACGGGGATCGGGCTCAGCGACGAGCAGCTCTCCAAGCTGTTCCTCGACTTCAGCCAGGCGGACGCATCCACCACGCGCCGCTTCGGGGGCACGGGGCTGGGGCTGGCCCTCACGCGCCGCTTCTGCCAGATGATGGGCGGCGACGTGTCGGTGCACAGCGTGATGGGAGAGGGGAGCGTCTTCACCATCAAGCTCCCCGCGCTGATGCAGGAGAGCGCGCCGGACGGCGACGGCACGCGCGCGGGCGCCTTCGTAGCCTCGCGCAACGGCGAGATCACCGCGGGCGGCGGCGAGGCCCCGCCCGGAACGAGCTGCGTGCTGGTGATCGACGACGACCCCGCCCCGCGTGAGCTCCTGCAGCGCTACCTGGCCCAGGAGGGGTTCACCGTCCGCACCGCCGCCAGCGGGCCGGAGGGGCTGCTCCTGGCGCGCACGCTGCACCCGGCGGCCATCACGCTCGACGTGATGATGCCCGACATGGACGGCTGGAGCGTGCTCAAGGCGCTCAAGGAAGACGCGGAGCTGCGCAACATCCCCGTCATCATGCTCACCCTGGTGGACGACCCGGAGGCGGGCTTCGCGCTCGGCGCGGCCGAGTACGCCAGCAAGCCCGTGGACCGGCACCGGCTCTCCGCCACCATCCGCAAGTACGTGCACCCCGGCCCCGAGTCGCTGGTACTGCTGGTGGAAGACGACCCGGCCACGCGCGCCATGATGCGCAACGTGCTGGAAAAAGAGGGATGCCGCGTCTGCGAGGCCGTCAACGGACGCGCCGGGCTCAAGTGCATGGAGGCGGAGCGCCCGGCCGTCATCCTGCTGGACCTGATGATGCCGGAGATGGACGGCTTCGAGTTTGCCGACCAGGTGCGCCGCCACCCCGAGTGGCGCAACGTGCCCATCATCGTCGTCACCGCCCACGACCTGAGCGCGCGCGACC